A section of the Citrus sinensis cultivar Valencia sweet orange chromosome 8, DVS_A1.0, whole genome shotgun sequence genome encodes:
- the LOC102615434 gene encoding uncharacterized protein LOC102615434 — protein MPSESDKWGWEHVSVFGGFERGSGTKRWKCNHCNLRYNGSYSRVRAHLLGFSGVGVKSCPAIDRSMRETFQILEEERIARKKKRTSGIAKHGKRIRACQSSIVSKAISKEDVDEMVARFFYAAGLNVNVVNSPYFLEMVRSIAAFGHGYDLPSLENLSDSFLSKEKGKIEKFIASVRESWPHTGCTILCVSSLDGRLGCFPTGIFVSSPRGLVFLKALDLDDTDEAENLFITVLSDAILEVGPKNVLQIISHLGHACKSYESLVLSKFPHIFLSPCTLQSIHMFMEEIASLEWIKSTVLCAKRIEQHIMYYQHAYPCLFPHNLKESSDQVSTKIAPSYCFVQRIIELKQVLQEAVVSEEFKQWKLSMPGDHGIVESAILGDDFWGKAHLFLQLCEPFVRLLATFDIDKSVMGAVYDWRFQALEAVRMKGIDATALNQLEVLTENRWDALFSPLHAAGYILNPRYFGRGQNKDKTVMRGWKSTLERYESDSATRRILREQLSSYWRLEGSLGEEDAVDFRDKMEPVAWWENFGFEISHLQTLAIKVLSQVSSVAICQEIWQDNDFPCREAANRSGVERPEDLIFVRNNLRLHNQRNVNLSSPSSQRNMYFGYPSGVKTWDNMHLDQTMEIVNIHDKL, from the coding sequence ATGCCATCAGAATCTGATAAATGGGGATGGGAACACGTTAGTGTGTTTGGTGGGTTTGAGCGAGGAAGTGGTACTAAGAGGTGGAAATGCAACCACTGCAATCTACGATATAATGGATCTTATTCTCGTGTTAGAGCTCACCTTCTGGGTTTCTCAGGTGTTGGGGTCAAAAGCTGTCCTGCAATAGACAGGTCTATGAGAGAAACATTCCAGATCCTTGAAGAGGAACGCATTGCtcggaaaaagaaaaggactTCTGGGATTGCAAAGCATGGTAAACGCATTAGGGCATGCCAGTCAAGCATTGTATCAAAAGCCATATCTAAAGAAGATGTTGATGAGATGGTAGCTAGATTTTTCTATGCTGCTGGACTGAATGTCAATGTTGTCAACTCTCCTTACTTTCTGGAAATGGTGAGATCAATTGCTGCTTTTGGCCATGGATATGATCTCCCATCGCTAGAAAATCTGTCCGACTCATTTTTAAGTAAAGAGAaaggaaagattgagaaaTTCATCGCTTCAGTCAGGGAATCTTGGCCTCACACAGGATGTACAATATTGTGTGTCAGTAGCTTAGATGGTAGACTTGGCTGCTTCCCCACTGGTATATTTGTCTCAAGTCCAAGGGGACTTGTCTTCTTGAAAGCATTAGATTTAGATGATACTGATGAGGCAGAGAATTTGTTCATTACTGTTCTCAGTGATGCAATTCTGGAAGTTGGGCCTAAAAATGTACTTCAAATAATCTCACATTTAGGTCACGCTTGTAAATCTTATGAATCCCTTGTCTTGTCCAAGTTCCCTCATATATTTTTGTCTCCTTGTACTTTACAATCTATCCACATGTTCATGGAAGAAATAGCTAGCCTTGAGTGGATAAAATCTACCGTATTGTGTGCTAAGAGGATTGAGCAGCACATAATGTATTACCAGCATGCCTATCCATGTCTTTTTCCTCATAATCTAAAAGAGAGCTCTGACCAAGTTTCCACAAAAATTGCACCTTCATACTGCTTTGTCCAGAGGATTATTGAGCTAAAGCAAGTACTTCAGGAGGCAGTTGTTAGTGAAGAGTTTAAGCAATGGAAGCTTAGTATGCCAGGGGACCATGGAATTGTTGAATCTGCTATTTTAGGTGATGATTTTTGGGGCAAGGCTCATTTGTTCTTGCAGTTATGTGAGCCTTTTGTGAGATTACTGGCTACATTTGATATTGATAAATCTGTCATGGGTGCTGTATATGATTGGCGGTTTCAGGCACTCGAGGCTGTTAGAATGAAAGGAATTGATGCCACTGCATTGAATCAGTTGGAAGTTCTGACAGAAAACAGATGGGATGCATTATTTTCTCCTCTTCATGCTGCTGGTTATATACTAAACCCTAGATATTTCGGAAGAGGTCAAAACAAGGATAAAACTGTAATGCGGGGTTGGAAATCTACTCTAGAAAGATACGAGTCTGACAGTGCAACCAGGCGGATTCTTAGAGAGCAGCTCAGCTCTTACTGGCGACTAGAGGGATCGCTGGGAGAGGAAGATGCTGTTGATTTTAGAGACAAAATGGAACCAGTTGCATGGTGGGAAAactttggttttgaaatttcGCATTTGCAGACACTAGCCATAAAGGTTCTGAGTCAGGTTTCAAGTGTTGCAATATGTCAAGAAATCTGGCAAGATAATGATTTCCCATGTCGAGAAGCAGCCAACAGGTCTGGTGTGGAAAGGCCTGAAGATCTTATTTTTGTTCGAAACAATCTCAGACTGCATAACCAGAGAAATGTGAATTTAAGTTCCCCATCTAGCCAAAGAAATATGTATTTTGGCTATCCGTCAGGAGTAAAGACATGGGATAATATGCATCTTGATCAAACAATGGAGATTGTAAATATCCATGACAAATTGTGA